In Vicinamibacterales bacterium, the DNA window AGGAAGGCCTGTCGCACAACACCGTCAACGTGATCTTCGAGGATCGCGACGCCAACCTCTGGATCGGCACGCGGGGGGGCGGTCTCAACCGCTACCAAGACGGCCAGTTCACGGCCTTCACGTCGAAGGACGGACTGTCCGACGACCTCGTGTTCGCATTGCACGAGGACGCCGCCGGCGCACTCTGGATCGGGACCTACGGTGGCGGCCTGACCCGGCTCAAGGCCGGCCGGTTCTCCGTCGTCAGCGAAAGGCACGGCCTCTTCGACAACGTGGTTCACCGGATTATCGAAGACGGCCTCGGTAATGTGTGGATGAGCGGCAACAAGGGCATCTCCCGCGTGGTCAAGCGCGAGCTCGACGAGGTGGCCGATGGCAGCCGGCCGTTGCTCACGCCGATCGTCTACGGAACCGCCGACGGCATGCGGAACGCCGAGTGCAATGGCGGCGCCAACGCCGGCACGATCACGCGCGCGGGCCTGGTGTGGTTCCCGACCATCGAGGGCGCGGTCTCGGTTGATCCGGCGCATCTGACCACCAACACCGTTCCACCGCCGGTGGTGATCGAAGAAATCCTGATCGACGGCCGCCGGTCCAGGTCCTCGGACGACCTGCGGCTGCCGTCTGACGCGCAGACGCTCGAGGTCCACTTCACCGCCCTCAGCTTCACGGCGCCGGCCGCCGTGCGCTTTCGCTACCGCCTGGAAGGGCTCGAGGATGACTGGGTGGAGACGGAGGGCCGACGAACGGCGTATTACTCGAAGCTGCCGCCGGGGCAGTACAGCTTTCACGTGATTGCGGCCAACAACGACGGCGTGTGGAACGACACCGGCGCGACGCTGGCGGTCTCGGTGGCGCCGCGGCTCCAGGAGACGATCTGGTTCCGAGGCGCGGTGGTGTTGCTGTTCCTACTGGCCGGCCCGCTGTTCTATCGCTTCCGCTTGCGGCGGCTGACGGCGCAGAAGGCCGCCCTCGAGCGCCTGGTCGCCGAGCGCACGGCGGCGCTGGAGGCGGCCAACGGGCTCCTGGCGCAGCTGGCCCGCGAAGACGGCCTCACCGGGCTCATGAACCGGCGCGCCTTCGACTCCGCGCTTGCGGAGGAATGCCGGCGCGCCAGCCGCGTGCACTCACCGCTATCGCTGTTGCTGATCGACATCGACGTCTTCAAGGCCTACAACGACCATCTTGGACACCAGGCGGGCGACGCCTGCCTCCGCGCGGTGTCGCAGGCCATTGCCTCGGCCAGCCGCCGGGCCGGCGAACTGGTGGCCAGGTACGGGGGCGAGGAGCTGGCGGTGATTATTCCGGGCGATGCCCCAGACAGCGTGACGCGCCAAGCCGAACTGTTGCGGATTCGGGTCCAGGACCTGGCGCTGCCGCACCCGGCGTCTCCCGTGGCACCGGTCGTGACCGTGAGCATCGGTGTGGCGTTCAATCGACTGGACGGAGACGTGTCGCCGTCCGACTTGATCGCGGCCGCCGACCGCGCGCTCTACCTGGCGAAAGAGCGGGGCCGCAACCGCACCGAGGTGCACCAGCAGACCTAACGCGCCGGGTTACTTCGCCGGTTCGTCTT includes these proteins:
- a CDS encoding two-component regulator propeller domain-containing protein, which gives rise to MSAVPASARPFLRGCIICILLLAPRPALALDPAKAITQYLHEIWQTKDGLPQNTITAIAQTSDGYLWLGTRAGLIRFDGVRFTVFSSQTTPEITQDQILSLLADRQGRLWIGTWGGGLVRMDRGSFTRFSTSDGLPSDLIATIFEDRQGRLWIGTDGGGLARAEEGGSANPEMGVPQRFVTERSRDALGLSIRDILEDDGGLWIATDAGLAHLQRDGTLRSFGPAQGLSRTSVRSLLRDRAGTLWIGTDLGLNRYRDGQFTVLTKADGLSHNVIVSLVEDREGSVWIGTDGGGINRWRDGALTSFTSTLGLSNDSILSMLEDREGSLWIGTNLGGLNRLKDGRFTPFTKREGLSHDYVRAVYEDRAGTLWIGTEGGGLNRVRDGQVTSFTTKNGLSNDTVFAILEDHEGSLWIGTDNGLTRLRNGRFEVFHAEMGMSNDSVLALHEDRQGTLWIGTYAGGLNRYKDGRFTSFTTKEGLSHNTVNVIFEDRDANLWIGTRGGGLNRYQDGQFTAFTSKDGLSDDLVFALHEDAAGALWIGTYGGGLTRLKAGRFSVVSERHGLFDNVVHRIIEDGLGNVWMSGNKGISRVVKRELDEVADGSRPLLTPIVYGTADGMRNAECNGGANAGTITRAGLVWFPTIEGAVSVDPAHLTTNTVPPPVVIEEILIDGRRSRSSDDLRLPSDAQTLEVHFTALSFTAPAAVRFRYRLEGLEDDWVETEGRRTAYYSKLPPGQYSFHVIAANNDGVWNDTGATLAVSVAPRLQETIWFRGAVVLLFLLAGPLFYRFRLRRLTAQKAALERLVAERTAALEAANGLLAQLAREDGLTGLMNRRAFDSALAEECRRASRVHSPLSLLLIDIDVFKAYNDHLGHQAGDACLRAVSQAIASASRRAGELVARYGGEELAVIIPGDAPDSVTRQAELLRIRVQDLALPHPASPVAPVVTVSIGVAFNRLDGDVSPSDLIAAADRALYLAKERGRNRTEVHQQT